Proteins encoded in a region of the Burkholderia sp. WP9 genome:
- a CDS encoding TrbG/VirB9 family P-type conjugative transfer protein — MKTIRHGMLAWSVGIACAVMGVNAQAAKNPRCVITDNRVCQLQFDPNQVYEITGVYGYATTIEFAPGEKILNKAIGDSIGWQVLKFRNHLVLKPVEPDARTNLTVTTSNHVYYFRLSSSKNPERATYAVRFIYPVDGNDGWSDDSGGVSDASYSQPRMVNKNYQVSGDENSFGLQRVFDDGQFTYFLTTIGKPKPSIYVVDRDGTEALAPMRREGPYLVIEQMADRFTLRDGDRTLCVSRSQQGAATQAQRSPWGGGN; from the coding sequence ATGAAAACGATTCGCCACGGCATGCTGGCATGGTCAGTGGGTATTGCGTGCGCCGTTATGGGTGTGAATGCGCAAGCGGCCAAAAATCCACGCTGCGTGATCACGGATAACCGGGTATGCCAGCTTCAGTTCGATCCGAATCAGGTGTACGAAATCACCGGTGTCTATGGTTATGCGACGACGATCGAGTTTGCGCCTGGGGAAAAGATCCTCAACAAGGCGATCGGCGATTCGATCGGCTGGCAGGTTCTGAAGTTTCGCAATCATCTTGTGCTCAAACCGGTCGAGCCTGATGCGAGAACCAATCTGACGGTCACGACCAGCAACCACGTCTATTACTTTCGTCTGTCCAGTTCGAAGAATCCGGAGCGCGCGACCTATGCGGTGCGCTTTATCTATCCGGTAGATGGAAACGATGGATGGAGCGACGATTCGGGCGGTGTCTCCGACGCATCCTATTCGCAGCCTCGGATGGTCAACAAGAATTATCAGGTGTCGGGTGACGAAAATTCGTTCGGCCTGCAGCGCGTTTTTGACGACGGGCAGTTCACTTACTTTCTGACCACGATCGGCAAGCCCAAGCCGAGCATTTATGTCGTTGACCGGGACGGCACCGAGGCGCTTGCGCCCATGCGCAGGGAAGGGCCATACCTGGTGATCGAGCAGATGGCCGACCGCTTTACGCTGCGCGATGGCGATCGCACCTTGTGTGTGAGCCGGTCGCAACAGGGTGCGGCGACACAGGCGCAGCGCTCACCCTGGGGAGGCGGAAATTGA
- a CDS encoding PH domain-containing protein: MPASAQPTVIFHGTPSQVINLPDLFATSAALGTLGVFFSWVVTRWPVSPAVVIAPFLLCLARLALVFVETALTEIVIDIERITCRQGIMSRKVSSLELFRIQDVISLHPWWQRVFNVGTVVILTSDSNNPRWCLPGMVNAEQMRNALNRAAIALRDDKGIREVNMGRV; this comes from the coding sequence ATGCCGGCATCTGCCCAGCCCACCGTGATTTTTCACGGCACGCCGTCGCAGGTTATCAACCTGCCTGACCTGTTTGCCACCAGCGCCGCGCTCGGTACGCTGGGCGTCTTCTTTTCATGGGTAGTCACGAGGTGGCCGGTATCTCCCGCCGTAGTTATCGCCCCTTTTCTGCTCTGCCTGGCGCGGCTCGCACTTGTATTCGTCGAAACGGCGCTCACGGAAATCGTGATCGACATTGAGCGGATTACCTGCCGACAGGGAATTATGAGCCGGAAGGTTTCGAGCCTCGAGCTGTTCCGCATTCAGGATGTGATCTCGCTTCATCCGTGGTGGCAGCGCGTGTTTAACGTGGGGACGGTCGTCATCCTGACTAGCGATTCGAACAACCCGCGCTGGTGTCTGCCGGGCATGGTCAACGCGGAACAGATGCGTAACGCGCTTAACCGCGCTGCGATCGCGCTGCGCGACGACAAGGGTATTCGGGAAGTGAATATGGGGCGGGTCTGA
- the virB11 gene encoding P-type DNA transfer ATPase VirB11, giving the protein MSIVPAFFNRTESIRPLFDDVDVSEIAVNGPGVVWAGRKGMRFMERVDTPVLTESTLRDFAELVAHHSDQETDAKRPLLAASIPSELTGPGNRDFRIQVVQPPAVPPGTIAIAIRKPSTLDLTMQYYEESGAFRRVNEPLPDAEDTGRKLAMLYRDGNWPAFLRLAVKAKKNIVVSAPTFAGKTEFINMLLKEISPAERIVTIEDARELRPPQANTVNLLYSRGNQGTANVTPVELMEASLRLSPDRVIPGELRGAEAYVALEMLNSGHGGWMTTLHATSPEHMYERLAQMVMRFGSTLQRAEIIDYARSLIDVVVQMHRYDDGVRGISKVLYVSH; this is encoded by the coding sequence ATGTCGATCGTGCCGGCATTCTTCAACCGCACTGAGTCCATCCGTCCGCTCTTTGATGACGTCGATGTCTCGGAGATCGCTGTGAATGGTCCGGGCGTCGTATGGGCCGGCCGGAAGGGCATGCGTTTCATGGAGCGGGTGGATACGCCAGTATTGACCGAAAGCACATTGCGGGACTTTGCCGAGCTGGTGGCGCATCACTCCGACCAGGAGACGGATGCGAAGCGCCCGCTCCTCGCAGCCTCGATCCCCTCGGAACTGACGGGGCCGGGGAATCGCGATTTCCGTATCCAGGTTGTTCAACCCCCAGCGGTGCCGCCCGGCACGATCGCGATTGCGATCCGCAAACCGTCAACGCTTGATTTGACGATGCAGTACTACGAGGAGAGCGGTGCCTTCAGGCGAGTCAATGAACCATTGCCCGACGCGGAAGACACTGGCAGGAAGCTGGCGATGCTATACCGCGACGGCAACTGGCCAGCCTTCCTGCGGCTCGCCGTCAAGGCGAAAAAGAACATCGTTGTGAGCGCACCGACTTTTGCTGGCAAGACGGAATTCATCAACATGCTCCTGAAAGAGATCTCGCCGGCTGAGCGGATCGTGACGATTGAAGACGCGCGCGAGCTGCGGCCTCCGCAGGCCAATACGGTGAACCTGCTGTATTCGCGGGGCAATCAGGGCACGGCAAATGTGACGCCAGTTGAACTGATGGAAGCGTCGTTGCGCCTGTCGCCTGATCGCGTGATTCCGGGCGAACTGCGTGGCGCTGAAGCATACGTCGCGCTCGAAATGCTGAATTCCGGTCACGGCGGCTGGATGACGACGTTGCACGCAACAAGCCCCGAGCACATGTACGAACGGCTTGCACAGATGGTTATGCGCTTCGGCTCGACCTTGCAGCGTGCCGAGATTATCGACTATGCCCGCAGTCTCATCGATGTCGTGGTGCAGATGCATCGCTATGACGATGGGGTGCGGGGAATCAGCAAGGTGCTCTATGTCTCCCATTAA
- a CDS encoding type IV secretion system protein: MVSAIFQKSSKVRQAAAPDAPPAESYEAIRLSRNRAYLLALVAWPIAGLALASMAYDKANQEYVPPVVLTLDRNNHVAKSEIGTPAVLSSKDAVIESELARYVTERYTLDRAFRQDHIDYVRLHSASDVADRFNHEMDAKNKDNPYYAIAETTVRRVKDQRIRILDRDDHKAEATFTTYNDGNGDNKTVYWHVLFRYDFVKQALTPQNRYINGTGFMVTGFEPNTEPGAPAPSGG, from the coding sequence ATGGTGAGCGCGATTTTCCAGAAATCTTCCAAGGTGCGTCAGGCGGCAGCGCCTGACGCACCGCCAGCCGAATCCTATGAGGCGATTCGCCTATCCCGGAATCGCGCATATCTGCTCGCGTTGGTAGCGTGGCCGATCGCGGGCCTCGCACTGGCTTCAATGGCCTACGACAAGGCCAATCAGGAGTATGTGCCACCTGTGGTGCTGACTCTTGACAGAAACAACCACGTCGCAAAAAGCGAGATCGGCACACCTGCGGTGCTCAGCTCGAAGGATGCCGTGATCGAGAGCGAACTTGCCCGTTACGTGACGGAACGCTACACGCTGGATCGCGCGTTTCGCCAGGACCATATTGATTACGTCAGGCTGCATTCAGCATCGGACGTGGCGGACCGCTTCAATCACGAGATGGACGCGAAGAACAAGGACAACCCGTACTACGCGATCGCGGAGACGACGGTTCGTCGCGTGAAGGATCAGCGCATCCGCATTCTCGACCGTGACGACCACAAGGCCGAAGCAACTTTCACGACCTACAACGACGGGAACGGTGACAACAAGACGGTGTACTGGCATGTGCTGTTCCGCTACGACTTCGTGAAGCAGGCGCTAACGCCGCAGAACCGCTACATCAACGGGACGGGTTTCATGGTGACCGGCTTCGAGCCAAACACCGAGCCGGGTGCGCCGGCTCCATCTGGAGGTTGA
- a CDS encoding type IV secretion system protein produces MADPVDQFIQTLFDSIPSRTEAFLSTNYPVLGHAVTQPALYLAMIWVAVKVIRVHSGRDPADVWPLVRMLLTIMFVFAALNWGGLAGQIFHSFQELRDDTVSSLMGGQSMTQFLENDYNKFSDASGQMMKQSMLNIGIVLLGLALQIVNSAMVLIALVLKVGSDMGFAVTMLLFPLFVPTLMWDSTRGFGMSWFAAMAKFALVGILLGVIVKFSFDITDQFVSKMDPNAMTAKDAFAAIIIAGAIALFMAFTIRPLASALTSSGAAGSGMADMIGGFMMSQIMSKFSGGGRGGAGANPGAATALNSISNTQTAHGNQLARIERALSSGGAMSPSSMSSPSGAGQPGGPGGTAPSSGTSDGGQW; encoded by the coding sequence ATGGCCGATCCGGTAGATCAATTCATCCAGACGCTGTTCGACAGCATCCCGTCGCGGACGGAAGCGTTTCTGTCTACCAACTACCCGGTGCTCGGACACGCGGTCACGCAACCCGCGCTGTACCTCGCGATGATCTGGGTGGCAGTGAAGGTGATCCGCGTTCATTCCGGGCGTGATCCTGCGGACGTGTGGCCTCTCGTGAGGATGCTGCTCACGATCATGTTCGTGTTTGCAGCATTGAACTGGGGTGGGCTGGCCGGACAGATCTTTCACTCATTCCAGGAGCTGCGCGACGACACCGTAAGTTCGCTGATGGGTGGGCAGTCGATGACGCAATTTCTGGAGAACGACTACAACAAGTTTTCAGACGCATCGGGCCAGATGATGAAGCAGTCGATGCTCAATATTGGCATCGTTCTTCTCGGATTGGCGTTGCAGATCGTCAATTCAGCAATGGTCCTGATAGCCCTGGTCCTGAAGGTTGGGTCAGACATGGGCTTTGCGGTCACGATGCTGCTTTTCCCTTTGTTCGTGCCGACGTTGATGTGGGACAGCACGCGCGGATTCGGCATGAGCTGGTTTGCAGCGATGGCGAAGTTCGCACTGGTCGGCATCCTGCTCGGTGTCATCGTGAAGTTCAGCTTCGATATTACCGACCAGTTTGTCTCGAAGATGGATCCCAATGCGATGACGGCGAAGGATGCGTTCGCAGCAATCATTATCGCCGGCGCAATAGCGCTTTTCATGGCCTTCACTATTCGCCCCCTGGCGTCCGCCCTGACATCGAGCGGCGCTGCCGGCAGCGGCATGGCGGACATGATCGGCGGCTTCATGATGTCCCAGATCATGTCGAAGTTTTCCGGTGGTGGGCGAGGCGGCGCCGGCGCAAATCCGGGTGCGGCGACTGCGCTGAACAGTATCAGCAACACCCAGACTGCTCACGGCAACCAGCTTGCCCGGATCGAGCGGGCGCTTTCCTCTGGCGGTGCTATGAGCCCTTCAAGCATGTCGAGCCCATCGGGTGCCGGTCAACCGGGCGGCCCTGGCGGCACAGCGCCGTCGAGTGGCACATCTGATGGAGGTCAATGGTGA
- a CDS encoding TrbI/VirB10 family protein, with protein sequence MNTPDNPNDLPRDIGQPGGEPGDAGDSLNERRRAADALRQTSLAADPGRGRRQTFFTVAGAILFLLCAGGFYAMKHDAPAPSGSSDKPKIDEDTAKAAPLDAGRQKLPASMAAAASAPAASSGVDPDEARRAAERQRQAAAAAEQARRKAEAMHEARMKSGLFGSDTGGDGSDDAGAASADAQQGEAGLGRRSGGDGPNDPNSAFARSVADADDSTVKAQKIDNLQCKMEPGAILEGHLVPRIISDLPGSITIMLDRDGYGEQGRIALLPWGTRITGKPNSSVRKGQERTFIASAVALRPDGVKIHVDSPVADQLGSAGIDADVDNHVGQILGMSAALSLLGAGSSTYGVSSSDQNNSMAMYRAGVQQSMAQSSQQLLGGYVNIPPTLKNDQGTRVRIQVEHELDFSDYCKPGDGEE encoded by the coding sequence TTGAATACGCCTGATAACCCGAATGATCTGCCTCGTGACATCGGGCAGCCAGGGGGCGAGCCGGGCGATGCAGGCGACAGCCTGAACGAGCGCCGGCGCGCAGCTGATGCGCTGCGTCAGACGTCGCTCGCGGCCGATCCGGGACGCGGCCGGCGTCAAACCTTTTTCACGGTCGCCGGCGCGATTCTGTTCCTGCTGTGTGCCGGTGGGTTCTACGCGATGAAGCATGACGCGCCGGCGCCATCGGGCAGTTCCGACAAGCCGAAGATCGACGAAGACACGGCGAAGGCCGCGCCGCTGGATGCTGGCCGGCAGAAACTTCCGGCGTCGATGGCGGCAGCTGCGTCGGCACCAGCGGCAAGCTCGGGCGTCGATCCGGACGAAGCGCGACGGGCTGCGGAGCGTCAACGTCAGGCGGCCGCAGCAGCTGAGCAGGCACGCAGAAAAGCCGAGGCAATGCACGAGGCGCGGATGAAGTCGGGTCTTTTTGGTTCAGACACGGGGGGCGATGGGTCGGACGATGCAGGTGCGGCTTCCGCCGATGCACAGCAGGGTGAGGCAGGACTGGGACGCCGTTCTGGCGGTGACGGCCCGAATGATCCGAATTCGGCCTTTGCGCGCAGCGTTGCGGACGCCGACGATTCGACGGTCAAGGCGCAAAAGATCGACAACCTGCAATGCAAGATGGAGCCGGGGGCCATCCTCGAGGGCCACCTGGTGCCGCGCATTATCTCGGACCTGCCAGGTTCCATCACGATCATGCTGGATCGGGACGGTTATGGGGAGCAGGGCAGGATTGCGCTGCTGCCGTGGGGCACGCGCATTACAGGCAAACCGAATTCGTCTGTGCGCAAGGGGCAGGAACGAACCTTCATTGCAAGCGCCGTCGCCTTGCGTCCGGATGGCGTCAAGATTCATGTCGACTCACCGGTTGCCGATCAGCTCGGATCGGCGGGCATCGACGCCGATGTTGATAACCACGTTGGCCAGATCCTCGGTATGAGCGCGGCGCTGTCGCTGCTCGGCGCGGGTTCATCGACCTACGGCGTGTCGTCGTCAGACCAGAACAACTCGATGGCGATGTACCGCGCGGGTGTGCAGCAGTCGATGGCGCAGTCTTCGCAGCAGCTGCTGGGCGGCTACGTCAACATCCCGCCGACGCTCAAGAACGATCAGGGCACGCGCGTGCGCATTCAGGTCGAACACGAACTGGATTTCTCCGACTACTGCAAACCGGGCGACGGGGAGGAATGA
- a CDS encoding type IV secretion system protein, giving the protein MKGISVAAIAMMVMSTTAFATGVPVGDAGTWTALAAQLAQLKQEYDTLKQQYGAVTGSYGRGEQGLTDAIDASSIVPGSWQDVVSQQKSGIYGSRQATYEKVMNTMSPGDFADQGEGANYKMSADSVRSALAGGESLYDESQTHLRNFQNLSQQVDTTQNVKDAADLQNRMSAELGMAQSAQTKLQAINANLTANQLNESNQATAARTKFFQNVSK; this is encoded by the coding sequence ATGAAAGGTATATCCGTAGCGGCCATCGCAATGATGGTCATGTCGACGACAGCTTTCGCAACGGGCGTCCCGGTCGGCGACGCCGGGACGTGGACAGCGCTGGCCGCGCAACTCGCCCAGCTCAAGCAGGAATACGACACGCTCAAGCAGCAATACGGCGCGGTAACCGGTTCGTACGGGCGGGGCGAACAGGGGTTGACCGATGCAATCGACGCGTCATCCATTGTGCCGGGCAGCTGGCAGGACGTTGTATCGCAGCAGAAGAGCGGTATCTACGGCAGCCGACAGGCGACGTATGAAAAGGTGATGAACACGATGTCACCCGGCGACTTTGCAGACCAGGGCGAAGGCGCGAACTACAAGATGAGTGCCGACTCGGTTCGCTCGGCACTGGCCGGCGGAGAGTCGCTGTACGACGAGTCGCAAACGCACCTGCGTAACTTCCAGAACCTGTCGCAACAGGTCGACACGACGCAGAACGTGAAGGATGCAGCCGATCTGCAGAACCGCATGTCGGCCGAGTTGGGGATGGCGCAGTCCGCCCAAACGAAATTGCAGGCTATCAATGCGAATCTGACCGCGAACCAGCTCAATGAAAGCAACCAGGCGACGGCGGCTCGCACGAAGTTTTTTCAGAACGTATCGAAGTGA
- a CDS encoding type IV secretion system DNA-binding domain-containing protein, protein MQKHEIVMMQWAGSVLALVLGLCVSFTLAGYPPLPFPAGIVHGFMAAVHDPLLFWGAVPGAALAAGAAWACHEYLFNGFEGYRYARFIRGTKMENRHQLSSRVARHNNQYRKQAVKHGDAPRVPVAVCGVEMPTDLETQNLIVVGAPGSGKSQAINGLIASALRRDDRMVVVDPNGSLMARFYLPGDIVINPYDARCVGWSLFNEVDHGFDFERLAHSAIPPQNGDQAEEWAGYARALLADTMNKLASDDMRDMVTLTDLLVREQRPVLQKYLEDTDSVGFFAKDADRATASIIFTLNKYIRPLRRIPDGDFSIRRWMGDENGGNIWITWREDQRTALGPTIPVWLDLIYAMILSEAPTFDRRLWVFKNELASLGRLYSFEAAVSKGRKHGLCVVGDLQDLIQLHQQLGDLPAKATLSCFRSLLALGGANALTTKNVAEMIGWHEVERHPIGVQGQWRINTRERKRDPELVVTSSQLSNLPDLNGYLKYGKDWPLAKIRFGARDYPVRVPAYIEAPLREAQLSVAVSAPVNPAPAPEDGGTAAIIIGAIKL, encoded by the coding sequence ATGCAAAAGCACGAAATCGTGATGATGCAGTGGGCGGGCTCGGTGCTCGCGCTCGTTCTTGGCCTTTGCGTGTCCTTCACTTTGGCAGGGTATCCGCCGCTGCCGTTTCCTGCGGGGATCGTTCACGGTTTCATGGCGGCCGTGCATGATCCCTTGCTTTTCTGGGGCGCGGTTCCGGGTGCGGCGCTTGCAGCGGGTGCTGCATGGGCATGCCACGAATACCTGTTCAATGGCTTCGAAGGCTACCGGTATGCCAGGTTTATCCGTGGCACGAAGATGGAAAACCGGCACCAGCTGAGCAGCCGCGTCGCGCGCCATAACAATCAGTACCGCAAGCAGGCCGTGAAACACGGCGATGCGCCGCGCGTGCCAGTCGCCGTTTGTGGCGTCGAGATGCCGACGGATCTCGAAACGCAGAACCTGATAGTCGTGGGCGCGCCAGGCTCCGGCAAGAGTCAGGCGATAAATGGATTGATCGCATCGGCACTGCGCCGCGATGACCGCATGGTGGTGGTCGATCCTAATGGGTCGCTTATGGCGCGCTTCTATTTGCCTGGCGACATCGTGATCAACCCGTACGACGCCCGGTGCGTCGGCTGGTCGCTGTTCAACGAGGTCGATCACGGTTTCGACTTCGAACGGCTCGCACATTCGGCGATTCCACCGCAGAACGGCGATCAGGCCGAAGAGTGGGCGGGCTATGCACGCGCGCTGCTCGCGGACACGATGAACAAGCTCGCCAGCGACGACATGCGCGACATGGTGACGCTCACTGATCTGCTGGTGCGCGAGCAGCGCCCAGTGTTGCAAAAGTACCTTGAGGATACGGATTCGGTCGGTTTCTTCGCGAAGGACGCGGATAGGGCGACGGCCAGCATCATCTTTACGCTGAACAAGTACATCCGGCCGCTGCGTCGCATTCCTGATGGCGATTTCTCGATCCGGCGCTGGATGGGCGACGAAAACGGAGGGAACATCTGGATTACGTGGCGTGAGGACCAGCGCACGGCTCTGGGCCCGACGATCCCCGTCTGGCTCGACCTGATCTACGCGATGATTCTGAGTGAGGCGCCGACGTTCGATCGGCGGCTGTGGGTGTTCAAAAACGAGCTGGCATCCCTTGGTCGCCTCTACAGTTTCGAGGCTGCAGTATCGAAGGGCCGCAAGCATGGCCTGTGTGTCGTGGGGGACCTGCAGGATCTGATTCAGTTGCATCAGCAACTGGGAGATCTACCTGCGAAAGCGACGCTCTCGTGTTTTCGCAGTCTGCTTGCGTTGGGAGGGGCCAACGCACTGACAACCAAAAATGTTGCGGAGATGATCGGCTGGCACGAAGTAGAGCGCCACCCGATCGGCGTGCAGGGCCAGTGGCGTATCAACACACGCGAGCGCAAGCGCGATCCGGAGCTCGTCGTCACGTCGTCGCAACTCTCGAATCTGCCCGACCTGAACGGTTATCTGAAATACGGCAAGGACTGGCCGCTCGCGAAAATCAGGTTCGGTGCGCGCGACTATCCGGTGCGCGTGCCTGCCTACATCGAGGCGCCGCTGCGCGAAGCCCAGCTGTCGGTCGCGGTCTCCGCGCCGGTCAATCCAGCGCCTGCGCCGGAGGATGGCGGCACAGCCGCAATCATTATCGGCGCCATTAAATTATGA
- a CDS encoding DUF3717 domain-containing protein, translated as MQFTLGEIEGAIHWWRVRASSDAGFAGSVVGCALARLYGETIVDHRVVADNELDDVQRDALRVFVRMSTVQQEAEVRK; from the coding sequence ATGCAGTTCACGCTCGGTGAGATAGAAGGGGCGATCCACTGGTGGCGTGTGCGCGCGTCATCGGATGCCGGGTTTGCCGGCAGCGTCGTGGGATGCGCGCTGGCTCGACTTTATGGGGAGACGATCGTTGACCATCGCGTGGTGGCGGATAACGAACTCGACGACGTGCAGCGCGATGCTTTGCGCGTCTTCGTCCGGATGTCAACCGTGCAACAGGAAGCGGAGGTGCGGAAATGA
- a CDS encoding TrbG/VirB9 family P-type conjugative transfer protein, which produces MRTVRGALTAVAIAVALSAVAHAVTAADPVLRGTEGNVQRLPYMPDQIYDLTVADRTLLAIDFPRDEHIKAIAQSTAPVFHVQRTGDTLQVTADRPGEKMGLNVTTTRGTYHLQIASIDDALQAAHIVHFVTPSAY; this is translated from the coding sequence ATGCGAACAGTCAGGGGTGCCTTGACGGCAGTAGCGATAGCAGTGGCGTTGTCGGCCGTGGCTCACGCAGTAACCGCGGCTGATCCTGTCCTGCGGGGCACGGAAGGCAATGTGCAGCGCCTGCCGTACATGCCGGACCAGATCTACGACCTGACCGTTGCTGACAGAACCTTGCTGGCGATTGACTTTCCGCGCGACGAACACATCAAGGCCATCGCGCAGAGCACGGCACCGGTCTTTCATGTTCAACGAACGGGCGACACGCTGCAGGTGACGGCCGACAGGCCGGGCGAAAAGATGGGGCTGAATGTCACGACGACGCGCGGCACTTACCACCTGCAGATAGCGTCGATTGACGATGCATTGCAGGCCGCGCATATCGTGCATTTCGTGACGCCCTCGGCGTACTAA
- a CDS encoding lytic transglycosylase domain-containing protein — MLLSAQASHADIQGASPPVAAPFVSLAQECAPDVHHALLGRVATVESSGNPFAIGVVGGHLARQPKNLPEALATVKALDAGGWNYSMGLVQVNVHNLARYGQTTASIFEPCTNLKTGAAILKACYARAKPQFAQADDAVRAALSCYYSGDLTRGAAYAQKVAAAVPASGVQAAQPIDVVPDVRPAGGPARRAAARPERAAKSAAKDDWFTTYGDDDEDGQANGQASDTRKAVKASGAVDDQ; from the coding sequence ATGCTGCTGTCCGCTCAAGCGTCACACGCGGATATACAGGGTGCTTCCCCACCGGTTGCAGCCCCCTTTGTCTCGCTGGCCCAGGAGTGCGCCCCTGATGTTCATCACGCGCTGTTGGGGCGCGTGGCGACAGTCGAGAGCAGCGGCAATCCGTTCGCGATCGGCGTCGTTGGTGGTCATCTTGCGCGACAGCCAAAGAACCTTCCGGAAGCGCTGGCCACCGTCAAGGCGCTCGACGCCGGAGGCTGGAATTACAGCATGGGACTGGTGCAGGTCAACGTACACAATCTGGCGCGTTACGGACAGACCACAGCGAGCATTTTCGAACCGTGCACGAACCTAAAGACCGGCGCCGCGATTCTTAAAGCGTGCTACGCCCGCGCGAAACCGCAGTTTGCGCAGGCTGATGACGCGGTACGCGCGGCGCTCTCCTGCTATTACAGCGGCGATCTGACTCGGGGCGCCGCTTATGCCCAAAAGGTGGCGGCTGCCGTCCCGGCGTCCGGCGTGCAGGCGGCGCAGCCAATCGATGTTGTTCCGGACGTTCGCCCTGCAGGTGGACCCGCACGACGCGCGGCGGCACGGCCGGAGCGCGCCGCAAAGTCTGCAGCCAAAGACGACTGGTTCACGACCTATGGGGACGACGACGAAGACGGTCAGGCCAACGGGCAGGCGAGCGATACGCGCAAGGCAGTAAAGGCGTCTGGAGCCGTCGATGACCAGTAA
- a CDS encoding phospholipase D family protein, which produces MSRLYRSLISAAVTSAIGVLALPLLTYASSAHAACVAPDGPAIDTGFSPEGSAERLVLKTICTARHSVHLSAYSFTSPAIVQALIDAHRRGVDVAVVADRKSNLVEDRSGKGRIALDLLSGAGVGVRTIDVYPIHHDKFMVIDGESVETGSFNYTTSAARYNSENAVVMWHVPVVAQAYQQHWQSRFNQGRPWSGQASN; this is translated from the coding sequence ATGAGCAGACTCTATCGTTCTCTCATATCTGCAGCCGTCACGTCGGCCATAGGGGTTCTTGCCCTTCCACTCCTGACCTATGCGAGCAGTGCCCACGCTGCGTGCGTAGCTCCTGACGGTCCCGCAATCGACACGGGTTTTTCGCCGGAAGGTTCTGCGGAGCGGCTGGTTCTCAAAACCATCTGTACGGCCCGGCATTCAGTGCACCTGTCGGCGTACAGCTTTACGTCGCCGGCGATCGTGCAGGCGCTGATCGACGCGCATCGGCGCGGCGTTGACGTGGCGGTGGTTGCCGATCGGAAGAGCAACCTGGTCGAGGATCGCAGCGGCAAAGGCCGCATCGCGCTCGATCTTCTGTCGGGTGCGGGCGTCGGTGTACGGACGATCGACGTGTATCCGATCCATCACGACAAATTCATGGTGATCGACGGTGAATCGGTCGAGACGGGCAGCTTCAATTACACGACGTCGGCGGCCAGGTACAACAGCGAAAACGCTGTGGTGATGTGGCATGTGCCGGTAGTCGCGCAGGCGTATCAGCAGCACTGGCAAAGCCGGTTTAACCAAGGGCGCCCCTGGTCCGGGCAGGCGTCGAACTGA